In Candidatus Bathyarchaeota archaeon, the genomic stretch TGAGAATGGATGCAAGAGATCTCACTTTGATGGCTGTCTTTACCAGCTTATATGTTGTTATCAACTTGGTTCAAGCTGTCACCCCCGGTGGGAATCCGGCGATTTCTGGGCCAGTACAGTTGCGTGTTGCAGACTGTTTAATCGCTCTTGTGGCGTTGCTTGGATGGCCTGTTGTGGCTGGAGTGACTGTTGGGTGCCTTTTAACTAACGCTTATGCCTTCGTCGGTCCAGTTGACGTAGTTTTTGGGCCAATAGCTAATTTGGCTGCGGCAGTTTTAGTTCTGTTGCTTCGAAAACGTCGATTACTGGCATGTATAGTTGCTGCTTTCCCAATAGGTATCATTGTTGGCGGTGGATATCTTTGGTGGTTTTTCGCGCCACCAGACATTTTTGGCTTAAACTTACCTGTGTGGATGGCTATGATGATAAGCATTACTGTGAGCAGTTTGATAGCTATAGCAGTTATAGGCTATGCTTTGCTGAAAGTATTAAGTATGCCTGAAGTGGTGGAGCCGTTGAAGTCTCGTGGACTAAAAGTTTACAAATGACTTGGACAAAAAGGGAGCTGAGAGAGTCACTTTTTCTTCTCGAAAAGCTCTCTGTATTTTTCCTCGATACGTTCCATTATCTCTTTGCT encodes the following:
- a CDS encoding QueT transporter family protein; translation: MDARDLTLMAVFTSLYVVINLVQAVTPGGNPAISGPVQLRVADCLIALVALLGWPVVAGVTVGCLLTNAYAFVGPVDVVFGPIANLAAAVLVLLLRKRRLLACIVAAFPIGIIVGGGYLWWFFAPPDIFGLNLPVWMAMMISITVSSLIAIAVIGYALLKVLSMPEVVEPLKSRGLKVYK